A genomic region of Thunnus maccoyii chromosome 13, fThuMac1.1, whole genome shotgun sequence contains the following coding sequences:
- the ankfy1 gene encoding rabankyrin-5, whose product MAEEEVAKLQKHLALLRQEYVKMQQKLADTERRCAVLAAQASGQGSNSPAAADTFISRLLDIVAELYQQEQYSDLNVNVAGEKLRAHKFVLAARSDVWSLANLASTSELDLSDCKPEVATAMLRWAYTDELELSQDDAFLIDLMKLANRFQLQLLRERCEKGVMSSVNVRNCIRFYQTAEELNATTLMNYCGEIIASHWDDLRKEDFSTMSAQLLYKMIKSKTEYPLHKAIKVEREDVVFLYLIEMDSQLPAKLNELDNNGDLALDLALSRKLESIATTLVNNKADVDMVDQSGWSLLHKAIQRGDEFASIFLIRHSAQVNAATVGAVETPLHLVCSFSPKKHSVEVMSGMARIAEALLKTGANPNMQNSKGRTPLHEAVASGNEPVFNQLLQCKQLDLELKDHEGSTALWLALQYITVSSDTSVNPFEDDAPVVNGTSFDENSFAAQLIQRGSNPDAPDTTTENCLMQRAARAGNEAAALFLATHGAKVNHVNKWGESPLHTACRCGLASLTAELLQQGANPNLQTQKALSDDTLDVALQTPLHMAIAHNHPDVVSVILEQKANALHATNNFQIIPDFSLKDSVDQTVLGLALWTGMHTIAAQLLGSGASINDTMSNGQTLLHMAIQRQDSKSALFLLEHQADINVRTQEGQTALQLAISNQLPLVVDAICTRGADMSVVDDKGDPPLWLALENGLEDIASTLVRHGCDATCWSTGPSGCQQTLLHRAVDENNEVSACFLIRSGCDVNSPRQPGPNGEGDEEARDGQTPLHLASSWGLEDVVQCLLEFGANVNTQDAEGRAPIHAAISNQHNVIIQLLISHPDIRLNIRDRQGMTPFACAMTHKNNKAAEAILKREPGAAEQVDNKGRNFLHVAVQNSDIESVLFLISVQANVNSRVQDAAKLTPLHLAVQAGSEIIVRNLLLAGAKVNELTKHRQTALHLAAQQDLATICSVLIENGVDFAAEDENGNNALHLAVMQGRLNNVRTLLTESNIDAEAFNLRGQSPMHVLGHYGKENAAAIFELFLECMPEYPLDKPDNEGNTVLLLAYMKGNANLCRAIVRAGARLGINNNQGINIFNYQVATKQLLFRLLDMLSKEPPWCDGSNCYECVAKFGVTTRKHHCRHCGRLLCHKCSIKEIPIIKFDLNKPVRVCDICFDVLTLGGVS is encoded by the exons ATGGCGGAAG AGGAGGTGGCCAAGCTGCAGAAGCACCTGGCCCTGCTCAGGCAGGAGTATGTGAAGATGCAGCAGAAGCTGGCCGACACAGAGAGGCGCTGTGCCGTGCTTGCTGCTCAGGCCTCTGGCCAGGGCTCCAACAGCCCTGCAGCTGCAGACACCTTCATTAGCCGTCTGCTGGACATCGTGGCCGAACTCTATCAGCAGGAACAGTACAG tgaTCTGAATGTGAATGTCGCAGGCGAGAAGCTCCGTGCCCATAAGTTTGTGTTGGCTGCTCGTAGTGATGTCTGGAGTCTGGCCAACCTGGCCTCCACCTCTGAACTGGACCTATCTG ATTGCAAACCTGAGGTTGCTACAGCGATGTTGCGCTGGGCATACACTGATGAGTTGGAACTTAGTCAGGATGATGCCTTTCTTATCGACTTGATGAAGCTGGCCAACCGCTTCCAGCTTCAGCTGCTCAGAGAGAG GTGTGAAAAAGGCGTAATGTCCTCGGTGAATGTCAGGAATTGCATTCGCTTCTACCAGACAGCTGAGGAGCTAAATGCTACCACCCTGATGAACTACTGTGGGGAGATCATAGCCAGTCACTGG GATGATCTGAGGAAAGAAGACTTCAGCACCATGAGTGCCCAACTTCTGTACAAGATGATCAAGTCTAAAACAGAGTATCCTCTCCACAAAGCCATCAAAGTCGAACGAGAAGATGTGGTCTTTCTCTATCTCATCGAGATGGACTCGCAG TTGCCTGCAAAGCTGAATGAACTGGACAACAACGGTGATCTGGCACTAGACCTGGCACTGTCTCGAAAATTGGAAAGTATTGCCACCACTCTGGTTAACAACAAAGCTGATGTGGATATGGTGGACCAGAGCGGCTGGAGCCTTCTGCATAAGGCCATCCAAAGAG gTGATGAATTTGCCTCCATCTTCCTGATTCGCCACTCAGCTCAGGTGAACGCGGCGACAGTGGGGGCGGTGGAAACCCCACTTCACCTGGTCTGTTCTTTTAGCCCCAAGAAACACTCAGTGGAAGTGATGAGCGGTATGGCACGAATCGCAGAGGCTCTGCTCAAGACCGGAGCCAACCCCAACATGCAAAACAGCAAGGGCAG aACTCCACTGCATGAAGCTGTGGCTTCAGGGAATGAGCCAGTGTTCAACCAGCTACTACAGTGCAaaca GCTTGACCTTGAACTGAAGGACCATGAGGGCAGCACAGCTCTGTGGTTGGCCCTGCAGTATATCACTGTGTCTTCAGACACCTCAGTAAACCCATTTGAGGATGATGCACCGGTGGTGAACGGCACTTCGTTTGATGAGAATAGCTTTGCAGCCCAGCTTATCCAGAGAGGAAGCAACCCTGACGCACCTGACACCACCACAG AAAACTGCCTCATGCAGAGAGCAGCACGGGCAGGCAATGAGGCAGCTGCTCTGTTCCTAGCCACTCATGGGGCAAAGGTCAACCATGTCAACAAATGG GGTGAGAGCCCGCTTCATACAGCATGTCGCTGTGGCCTGGCGAGCCTGACAgcagagctgctccagcagggGGCCAACCCCAACCTGCAGACCCAGAAGGCTCTGTCTGACGACACCCTTGATGTGGCTTTGCAGACCCCCCTTCACATGGCTATTGCTCACAACCACCCAGACGTGGTCTCTGTCATCCTTGAGCAAAAAG CCAATGCACTTCATGCCACCAACAACTTCCAGATCATTCCAGACTTCAGCCTCAAAGACTCCGTGGACCAGACAGTGCTGGGCTTGGCCCTCTGGACAG GTATGCACACCATAGCAGCTCAGCTGCTGGGCTCAGGGGCTTCTATCAATGACACTATGTCCAATGGACAAACTCTGCTTCACATGGCTATCCAAAGACAGGACAGCAAGAGTGCCCTCTTCCTTCTTGAGCATCAGGCAGACATCAATGTCAG GACCCAGGAGGGACAAACAGCACTACAGTTGGCCATCAGTAACCAGCTGCCACTGGTGGTGGATGCCATTTGCACACGAGGAGCTGATATGTCTGTGGTGGATGACAAAGGAGACCCTCCTTTGTGGCTGGCTCTGGAGAATGGCCTGGAAGATATTGCATCCACGCTG GTCCGCCATGGCTGTGATGCAACTTGTTGGAGCACCGGCCCGTCTGGCTGCCAGCAGACCCTCCTGCACAGAGCTGTTGATGAAAATAATGAGGTCTCTGCCTGCTTCCTCATCCGCAG TGGTTGTGATGTGAACAGCCCCAGGCAGCCAGGCCCCAACGGGGAGGGAGACGAAGAAGCCCGAGATGGACAAACACCCCTCCACCTGGCAAGCAGCTGGGGATTGGAGGATGTGGTGCAGTGCCTTCTGGAGTTTGGAGCCAATGTTAATACACAA GATGCAGAGGGCAGAGCTCCCATCCATGCTGCCATTAGCAATCAGCACAATGTCATTATACAGCTCCTCATTTCCCATCCGGACATTCGTCTTAACATCCGTGACCGTCAAGGAATGACACCCTTCGCCTGTGCCATGACGCACAAGAACAATAAAGCAGCGGAGGCTATCCTAAAGAGGGAGCCAGGTGCTGCTGAGCAG GTTGACAACAAAGGGCGCAATTTTCTCCACGTGGCTGTGCAAAATTCGGATATTGAAAGTGTCTTGTTCCTCATCAGTGTCCAAGCTAATGTTAACTCCAGGGTTCAGGATGCAGCCAAACTCACCCCTCTCCACCTGGCTGTCCAGGCTGGGTCTGAGATCATTGTCCGCAACCTG CTGCTTGCCGGAGCCAAAGTCAATGAGCTcaccaaacacagacagacagccctACATTTGGCTGCCCAGCAGGACCTGGCCActatttgttctgttttgatAGAGAATGGAGTAGACTTTGCTGCTGAGGATGAGAACGGCAATAATG CTCTGCACCTGGCTGTGATGCAGGGCCGCCTTAACAATGTCAGAACCCTTCTCACAGAGTCCAACATTGATGCTGAGGCCTTCAATCTCAG GGGTCAGTCACCAATGCACGTATTAGGCCATTATGGGAAAGAGAACGCCGCTGCCATTTTTGAGTTGTTCCTGGAGTGTATGCCTGAATATCCTCTGGACAAACCAGATAATGAAGGGAACACAG TTCTGCTCCTGGCCTACATGAAAGGAAACGCAAACCTGTGCCGTGCCATTGTGAGGGCTGGGGCTAGACTAGGCATCAATAATAATCAGGGCATTAACATTTTCAACTACCAAGTTGCAACTAAACAGTTGCTCTTCCGCCTTCTAG ATATGCTGTCCAAAGAGCCCCCTTGGTGTGATGGGTCCAACTGCTACGAATGTGTTGCCAAGTTTGGTGTTACAACACGGAAACATCACTG CCGCCACTGTGGGCGCCTGTTGTGCCACAAGTGCTCTATAAAGGAGATACCCATCATCAAGTTTGACTTGAACAAGCCGGTGAGGGTGTGTGACATCTGCTTTGATGTACTAACTCTGGGTGGGGTGTCGTAA